The proteins below come from a single Salinilacihabitans rarus genomic window:
- a CDS encoding HalOD1 output domain-containing protein, with translation MTETSSPISPSSSGDSYTVQYDRLDDEPLSVAVADAVATFAGVDVVDLEPLHYSINADALERLFEPRADGLRSGGSVTFEHEGCLVTVTADGKIRVEAADDE, from the coding sequence ATGACAGAGACGAGTTCACCGATTTCGCCATCTTCGAGCGGAGACAGCTACACCGTACAGTACGATCGACTCGACGACGAACCGCTCAGCGTCGCCGTCGCCGACGCCGTCGCCACTTTCGCCGGCGTCGACGTCGTCGATCTCGAACCGCTTCACTACTCGATCAACGCCGACGCGCTAGAACGCCTGTTCGAACCCCGGGCTGACGGCCTCCGTTCGGGGGGATCGGTGACCTTCGAACACGAGGGCTGTCTCGTGACGGTCACCGCGGACGGAAAGATCCGCGTCGAGGCCGCCGACGACGAGTAG
- a CDS encoding PAS domain S-box protein, whose product MNGAIGPLQSTSIRVLAVGSSSPLRAAATALDGDGDGDAEDGDEDGAVSVEGPRTTLGTDADAVDDSIHCLLTDDLDLLEAVGGDDRPVVFVDAADGATVEAALSAGAAEVVTAAALEEPTLLRHRVRRTVRSERARAALEDREDWYRTLLERSSTLLVVLDEEFRRTYVSPSVERMVGYEPEELLEAPVDEVLHPEDREEFLATLDAVAEGDLGATDTCEYRCRHADGSWCVHEAVFTNRLDDPAVEGIVLSIRDVTAYHRVERELRESFDRVTDAFLALDDEWRFTYVNDRAEDILEREESDLLGRTFLEVFPGVAGSAFEYEAVTAMTNQEPRTVEGYYEPMDAWIEARVFPSATGISVYFRDVSERVARERELLDRTERLQAVVENVPVVLFVLDTDGRFTLSEGRGLEKIGLGAGDVVGESLFDVFEDSGIQEDAARALDGDPVYSHREVGDRIFETWYRPVTRGDDLERVIGIAIDVTERVTYEETLGAMHEATRHLLAVESKQAACEYIVDVAADVLDLTSVVVYRFDERENELYPAAYSSELTTHVGTPPRFGPNESITWEAFVDGTPQVYDDVRTASAVYDESTDVRSGLYVPLGEHGVLVAFSTESGLYDDQTVELVQLFAATAEAALDRIGRTRRLHEREQELRRQNERLERLNRAGNLREDVEQLLLRADSREEIERGVCERVTDVDDWAFAWIGEPDPGGNRVVSRATAGLDRGYLDAVTVTTVDDPAAEPTGRAARSRRPTYVDNVADAIREGAWRPEALSRSVQSVYAVPLLYDDFLYGVLSIYATRRDAFDETHRGVLTELGETVAYAIDAVQRKNALLGDEVTEVELAVDDGGPLSALSGALGATVDLRGVISQEDGSTVVFAEIDGEVDADEVNDVDGLDDAAVIGRADGRTVVQLRLVEPFLGSIVDAHGGVLREFVVDGDEVRATVDVPPSIEVRELLSTINRRGLSVSLLARRDRSSAGDGRLRGPYREPVSALEDLTDRQREVVQAAYHGGFFEWPRQATGEEVADSLGISPPAFHNHVRTAERKLFAALFDGEGVGG is encoded by the coding sequence ATGAACGGCGCGATCGGTCCCCTCCAGTCGACGTCGATCCGGGTCCTCGCCGTCGGCTCGTCGTCGCCGCTGCGGGCCGCGGCGACCGCCCTCGACGGCGACGGCGACGGCGACGCCGAGGACGGGGACGAGGACGGGGCCGTCTCCGTCGAGGGGCCGCGGACGACCCTCGGAACCGACGCGGACGCGGTCGACGACTCGATCCACTGCCTGCTGACCGACGACCTCGACCTCCTCGAAGCGGTCGGCGGCGACGACCGGCCGGTCGTCTTCGTCGACGCGGCCGACGGCGCGACCGTCGAGGCGGCGCTCTCGGCGGGTGCCGCCGAGGTCGTGACGGCGGCCGCCCTCGAAGAGCCGACCCTCCTCCGACACCGGGTGCGGCGGACGGTTCGAAGCGAACGGGCCCGCGCGGCGCTCGAAGACCGGGAGGACTGGTACCGGACGCTGCTCGAACGCTCCTCGACGCTGCTGGTCGTCCTCGACGAGGAGTTCCGGCGGACGTACGTCAGCCCGTCCGTCGAGCGGATGGTCGGCTACGAACCCGAGGAACTGCTCGAAGCGCCCGTCGACGAGGTGTTGCACCCGGAGGACCGCGAGGAGTTCCTCGCGACGCTCGATGCCGTCGCCGAGGGCGACCTCGGCGCGACGGACACCTGCGAGTACCGCTGTCGACACGCCGACGGCTCCTGGTGTGTCCACGAGGCCGTCTTCACCAACCGGCTCGACGACCCGGCCGTCGAGGGGATCGTCCTCTCGATCCGCGACGTGACGGCCTACCACCGCGTCGAGCGGGAACTGCGGGAGTCGTTCGACCGGGTCACCGACGCGTTCCTCGCGCTCGACGACGAGTGGCGGTTCACGTACGTCAACGACCGCGCCGAGGACATCCTCGAACGCGAGGAGTCGGACCTGCTCGGCCGGACGTTCCTCGAGGTCTTCCCGGGCGTCGCCGGGTCGGCGTTCGAGTACGAGGCCGTCACGGCGATGACGAACCAGGAGCCCCGGACGGTCGAGGGTTACTACGAGCCGATGGACGCCTGGATCGAGGCGCGGGTCTTCCCGTCGGCGACGGGCATCTCGGTCTACTTCCGGGACGTCTCCGAACGCGTCGCCCGCGAGCGCGAACTCCTCGACCGCACCGAGCGTCTTCAGGCGGTCGTCGAGAACGTCCCCGTCGTGCTGTTCGTCCTCGACACCGACGGTCGGTTCACCCTCTCCGAGGGGCGCGGCCTCGAGAAGATCGGGCTCGGCGCTGGGGACGTCGTCGGCGAGTCGCTGTTCGACGTCTTCGAGGACTCCGGCATTCAGGAGGACGCCGCGCGAGCGCTCGACGGCGACCCGGTCTACAGCCACCGGGAGGTCGGCGACCGCATCTTCGAGACGTGGTACCGGCCGGTGACCCGGGGCGACGACCTCGAACGGGTCATCGGCATCGCCATCGACGTCACCGAGCGGGTCACCTACGAGGAGACCCTCGGCGCGATGCACGAGGCGACGCGTCACCTGCTCGCCGTCGAGTCCAAGCAGGCCGCCTGCGAGTACATCGTCGACGTCGCCGCCGACGTCCTCGACCTCACGAGCGTCGTCGTCTACCGGTTCGACGAACGCGAGAACGAACTCTACCCGGCGGCGTACTCCTCGGAACTGACGACGCACGTCGGCACGCCGCCGCGGTTCGGCCCGAACGAGAGCATCACGTGGGAGGCGTTCGTCGACGGCACCCCGCAGGTCTACGACGACGTCAGGACCGCGTCGGCGGTCTACGACGAGTCGACGGACGTCCGCAGCGGACTCTACGTCCCCCTCGGGGAACACGGCGTCCTCGTCGCGTTCTCGACCGAGTCCGGCCTCTACGACGACCAGACGGTCGAACTCGTCCAGTTGTTCGCCGCGACCGCCGAGGCCGCCCTCGACAGGATCGGCCGGACGCGGCGCCTCCACGAGCGCGAGCAGGAACTCAGGCGGCAAAACGAGCGCCTCGAACGGCTCAACCGCGCGGGCAACCTCCGCGAAGACGTCGAACAGCTCCTGTTGCGCGCGGACTCCCGCGAGGAGATCGAACGCGGCGTCTGCGAGCGGGTGACCGACGTCGACGACTGGGCGTTCGCGTGGATCGGCGAACCCGACCCGGGCGGGAACCGGGTCGTCTCCCGCGCGACCGCGGGGCTCGACCGCGGCTACCTCGACGCCGTGACCGTCACGACCGTCGACGACCCCGCCGCGGAGCCGACGGGCCGGGCCGCCCGGAGCCGGCGGCCGACCTACGTCGACAACGTCGCCGACGCGATCCGCGAGGGCGCCTGGCGCCCCGAGGCCCTCTCGCGCAGCGTCCAGTCCGTCTACGCCGTCCCGCTGCTCTACGACGACTTCCTCTACGGCGTCCTCTCGATCTACGCGACCCGGCGCGACGCCTTCGACGAGACCCACCGCGGGGTGCTCACGGAACTCGGCGAGACCGTCGCGTACGCCATCGACGCCGTCCAGCGAAAGAACGCGTTGCTCGGCGACGAGGTCACCGAGGTCGAACTCGCGGTCGACGACGGCGGCCCGCTCTCGGCGCTCTCCGGCGCCCTCGGGGCGACCGTCGACCTCCGGGGCGTGATCTCACAGGAGGACGGCTCGACCGTCGTCTTCGCGGAGATCGACGGAGAGGTCGACGCCGACGAGGTGAACGACGTCGACGGTCTCGACGACGCGGCCGTCATCGGCCGGGCCGACGGGCGGACGGTCGTCCAGCTTCGCCTCGTCGAGCCGTTCCTCGGCTCGATCGTCGACGCCCACGGCGGCGTGTTACGCGAGTTCGTCGTCGACGGCGACGAGGTGCGCGCGACGGTCGACGTCCCGCCGTCGATCGAGGTCCGGGAGTTGCTCTCGACGATCAATCGGCGCGGCCTCTCGGTCTCGCTGCTGGCGAGACGCGACCGCTCCAGCGCGGGCGACGGCCGGCTCAGGGGCCCCTACCGGGAGCCCGTCTCCGCCCTCGAGGACCTCACCGACCGCCAGCGCGAGGTCGTCCAGGCCGCCTACCACGGGGGCTTCTTCGAGTGGCCGCGGCAGGCGACCGGCGAGGAGGTCGCCGACTCGCTGGGCATCTCCCCGCCGGCATTTCACAACCACGTGCGAACCGCCGAGCGAAAGCTCTTCGCGGCGCTGTTCGACGGCGAGGGCGTCGGAGGTTAA
- a CDS encoding aldo/keto reductase: MVSRVVSNGDVEVPTIGLGTWRLTGNRCRRAVETALDLGYRHVDTAQRYGNERAVGLALAASDVPREEVFLTTKVFGTNAGYDDVLDSTEESLDRLGVDRVDLLLLHWPNPLVDVEETMAAMNRLREEGKARHLGVSNFSRRQFAAARAASDAPLVTNQVQFHPYNPQRELLRYCQDEGVLLTAYSPLAHGGVIHDDTLTEIGARYGKTPAQVALRWAIQHRNVLAIPKASSRAHVAENLDVFDFELSRAEMETVTNASPFRTGLAWVRGRLGV, encoded by the coding sequence ATGGTCTCGCGAGTCGTCTCCAACGGCGACGTCGAGGTTCCGACGATCGGGCTGGGGACGTGGCGTCTCACCGGAAACCGGTGTCGGCGGGCGGTCGAGACCGCACTCGACCTCGGCTACCGGCACGTCGACACGGCACAGCGGTACGGCAACGAGCGCGCGGTCGGCCTCGCGCTGGCGGCGAGCGACGTCCCGCGCGAGGAGGTGTTCCTGACGACGAAGGTCTTCGGCACGAACGCGGGGTACGACGACGTGCTCGACTCGACCGAGGAGAGTCTCGACCGCCTCGGCGTCGACCGGGTCGACCTCCTGCTGTTGCACTGGCCCAATCCGCTGGTCGACGTCGAGGAGACGATGGCCGCGATGAACCGCCTCCGCGAGGAAGGGAAGGCACGACACCTCGGCGTGAGCAACTTCTCGCGGCGCCAGTTCGCGGCCGCGCGGGCCGCCTCCGACGCGCCGCTTGTGACCAATCAGGTCCAGTTTCACCCGTACAATCCCCAGCGGGAGCTACTACGGTACTGTCAGGACGAGGGGGTGCTCCTGACGGCCTACAGCCCGCTGGCCCACGGCGGGGTGATCCACGACGACACCCTGACCGAGATCGGTGCGCGGTACGGGAAGACGCCCGCACAGGTCGCCCTCCGGTGGGCGATCCAGCACCGGAACGTCCTCGCGATCCCGAAGGCCTCAAGCCGGGCGCACGTCGCGGAGAACCTCGACGTCTTCGACTTCGAACTCTCCCGGGCGGAGATGGAGACGGTCACGAACGCCTCCCCGTTCAGGACCGGACTCGCGTGGGTCCGGGGTCGGCTCGGGGTCTGA
- a CDS encoding gamma-glutamyltransferase family protein: MIDDLDRFDSRRSTVRANRGMVATSQPLAAQAGLSILRDGGNAFDAAVATAAALNVVEPTSTGLGGDVFALYRTADGEVGAMRACGGAPAGATIENVKAAIREAEDPSAWYPASRGYAVDAAADADDLGMPFLGPHAVTVPGTARGWEATVERLGRKTLAEVLDPAIRYATEGFPVSEVISYYWQGATDLFTDAHAREAYLFDGESPAPGETVTLERLGESLRQIAAAGADVVYEGEIAEAIAAEVRSKGGFLTVDDLAGFEPEFVDPVSTTYEGAEVYELPPNNQGLIALEALNLAAEIGAGDHPYDSPERVHSFAEATKLAFVDGHRYVTDPEYETVPPLASKAYARERAEAIGESPISDPAVGVPNATAEDADTVLLTVGDDEGNLVSYINSRFAGFGSGLVAGETGIALQNRGASFSLDPDHPNSLEPGKRPFHTLVPAVARFGPDDWAAFGVMGGYMQPQGHVQVLSNIVDYDMGEQEALDAPRWRYREDGTLGVEERLPNAAKLARKGHDVRVLPPSLFGGAQLVRRREGTLAGATEPRKDGHVAGY, translated from the coding sequence ATGATCGACGACCTCGACCGGTTCGACTCGCGACGCTCGACCGTCCGCGCGAACCGCGGGATGGTGGCGACCAGCCAGCCGCTGGCCGCGCAGGCCGGCCTCTCGATCCTGCGGGACGGCGGGAACGCCTTCGACGCCGCGGTGGCGACGGCCGCGGCGCTGAACGTCGTCGAACCCACCTCGACGGGGCTGGGCGGGGACGTCTTCGCGCTCTACCGCACGGCCGACGGCGAGGTGGGCGCGATGCGCGCCTGCGGCGGCGCGCCCGCGGGGGCGACGATCGAGAACGTGAAGGCGGCGATCCGGGAGGCCGAGGACCCCTCGGCGTGGTACCCCGCGTCCCGCGGCTACGCCGTCGACGCCGCGGCCGACGCCGACGACCTCGGGATGCCCTTCCTCGGCCCGCACGCGGTCACCGTCCCGGGGACGGCCCGCGGCTGGGAGGCGACGGTCGAGCGACTGGGCCGCAAGACGCTGGCCGAGGTGCTCGACCCCGCGATCCGCTACGCGACGGAGGGGTTCCCCGTCTCCGAGGTGATCTCCTACTACTGGCAGGGCGCGACCGACCTCTTTACCGACGCACACGCCCGCGAGGCCTACCTGTTCGACGGCGAGTCGCCGGCGCCCGGCGAGACCGTGACGCTGGAGCGACTCGGCGAGTCGCTGCGGCAAATCGCCGCGGCGGGCGCCGACGTCGTCTACGAGGGCGAGATCGCCGAGGCCATCGCGGCCGAAGTGCGGTCGAAGGGCGGCTTCCTGACCGTCGACGACCTCGCCGGCTTCGAACCCGAGTTCGTCGACCCCGTGAGCACGACCTACGAGGGCGCCGAGGTGTACGAGTTGCCGCCGAACAACCAGGGGCTGATCGCGCTGGAGGCGCTCAACCTCGCGGCGGAGATCGGCGCCGGCGACCACCCCTACGACTCGCCCGAGCGCGTCCACTCCTTCGCCGAGGCGACGAAACTCGCGTTCGTCGACGGCCACCGCTACGTCACCGACCCCGAGTACGAGACGGTGCCGCCGCTTGCCTCGAAGGCGTACGCCCGCGAGCGCGCCGAGGCGATCGGCGAGTCGCCGATCTCGGATCCCGCGGTGGGCGTGCCGAACGCGACCGCCGAGGACGCCGACACCGTCCTGCTGACCGTCGGCGACGACGAGGGGAACCTCGTCTCCTACATCAACTCCCGGTTCGCGGGCTTCGGGAGCGGCCTCGTCGCGGGCGAGACGGGCATCGCGCTCCAGAACCGCGGGGCGTCGTTCTCGCTCGACCCCGACCACCCGAACAGCCTCGAACCGGGCAAGCGGCCGTTCCACACGCTCGTCCCCGCCGTCGCGCGGTTCGGCCCGGACGACTGGGCCGCCTTCGGCGTGATGGGCGGTTACATGCAGCCACAGGGCCACGTGCAGGTGCTCTCCAACATCGTCGACTACGACATGGGCGAGCAGGAGGCCCTCGACGCCCCGCGGTGGCGCTACCGCGAGGACGGCACCCTCGGCGTCGAGGAACGACTGCCGAACGCGGCGAAACTCGCGCGCAAGGGCCACGACGTCCGCGTCCTCCCGCCGTCGCTGTTCGGCGGCGCGCAACTCGTCCGCCGGCGCGAGGGGACGCTCGCGGGCGCGACCGAGCCCCGCAAGGACGGCCACGTCGCGGGCTACTGA
- a CDS encoding DUF5518 domain-containing protein codes for MDTNWRAVILGFAVMIVVGTLGGLGLPVVGVVGGGVVGGLVAGYLAGNGVGNGVWNGLVAGALGGIVSAVLLALLGALVGAVAGPLGSLFAGVSVLVVGVVVALLYAVPSGIAGGLGGLLRGAVRRRGVEPVEPVGR; via the coding sequence ATGGACACGAACTGGAGAGCAGTGATCCTCGGATTCGCCGTCATGATCGTCGTCGGGACCCTCGGGGGCCTCGGCCTGCCGGTCGTCGGCGTCGTCGGCGGCGGCGTCGTCGGCGGGCTGGTAGCGGGCTACCTCGCCGGGAACGGGGTCGGAAACGGCGTCTGGAACGGGCTGGTCGCGGGCGCGCTCGGCGGCATCGTCAGTGCGGTCCTGCTCGCGCTGCTCGGGGCGCTCGTCGGCGCCGTCGCGGGGCCGCTCGGGAGCCTCTTCGCGGGCGTGAGCGTGCTGGTCGTCGGCGTCGTCGTCGCGCTCCTGTACGCCGTGCCGAGCGGGATCGCGGGCGGCCTCGGCGGACTGCTGCGGGGCGCCGTGCGCCGGCGCGGCGTCGAACCGGTCGAACCGGTCGGCCGCTGA
- the dinB gene encoding DNA polymerase IV produces the protein MRDGPRLPGVEREDDERIVLHVDADCFYAACERLREPDLRGEPVVVGMGYEPGETVGAVATASYEAREFGVESAMAISTALERLPRRVDAADDPDLAREETGHYRPVDLDYYESVAADVREILHDCADVVREVSIDEAYLDVTERTAWEVADGFARHVKDRIRREVGVTVSVGAAPTMSAAKIASDFDKPDGLTVVRPGEVRDFLAPLDVDLLHGVGPVTARELREMGLETAGDVAAADPGPLVERFGERGRELYDRARGEDDRRVEPRGEPKSFSRESAFADPVEAPEPKYEQVGTLAAAVADRARREGALYRTVGVKAVTPPYDVNTRERSLPGPVDDPDLVARLARDLFAEFESEPVRKLGVRVANLEFTGAEQASLDGWGGDGDGDPDANPGTADDEREAEETSPDRPSGQSSLGDFA, from the coding sequence ATGCGCGACGGGCCGCGCCTCCCCGGCGTCGAGCGCGAGGACGACGAGCGGATCGTCCTCCACGTCGACGCAGACTGCTTCTACGCCGCCTGCGAGCGCCTGCGCGAGCCCGACCTCCGCGGCGAGCCGGTCGTCGTCGGCATGGGCTACGAACCCGGCGAGACCGTCGGCGCCGTCGCCACCGCGAGCTACGAGGCCCGCGAGTTCGGCGTCGAGAGCGCGATGGCGATCTCGACGGCGCTCGAACGGCTCCCCCGGCGGGTGGACGCGGCCGACGACCCCGACCTCGCCCGCGAGGAGACCGGCCACTACCGGCCCGTCGACCTCGACTACTACGAGTCCGTCGCGGCCGACGTACGGGAGATCCTCCACGACTGCGCCGACGTCGTCCGCGAGGTGAGCATCGACGAGGCCTACCTCGACGTCACCGAGCGCACCGCGTGGGAGGTCGCCGACGGCTTCGCCCGCCACGTCAAAGACCGCATTCGCCGCGAGGTGGGCGTCACCGTCAGCGTCGGCGCCGCGCCGACGATGAGCGCGGCGAAGATCGCCAGCGACTTCGACAAGCCCGACGGCCTCACGGTCGTCCGCCCCGGCGAGGTCCGGGACTTTCTCGCGCCGCTCGACGTCGACCTGCTCCACGGCGTCGGCCCGGTCACCGCGCGCGAACTGCGGGAGATGGGCCTCGAAACCGCGGGCGACGTCGCCGCCGCGGATCCGGGACCGCTCGTCGAGCGCTTCGGCGAGCGCGGCCGGGAGCTGTACGACCGCGCGCGCGGCGAGGACGACCGCCGCGTCGAGCCCCGGGGCGAGCCCAAGAGCTTCTCGCGGGAGTCGGCGTTCGCCGACCCCGTCGAGGCGCCCGAACCGAAGTACGAGCAGGTCGGGACGCTCGCGGCGGCGGTCGCCGACCGCGCCCGCCGCGAGGGCGCGCTGTACCGGACCGTCGGCGTCAAGGCCGTCACCCCGCCGTACGACGTCAACACCCGGGAGCGGTCGCTGCCGGGACCGGTCGACGATCCGGACCTCGTCGCCCGCCTCGCGCGCGACCTGTTCGCCGAGTTCGAGTCCGAGCCGGTGCGCAAACTCGGCGTCCGCGTCGCGAACCTGGAGTTTACCGGCGCCGAGCAGGCCAGTCTCGACGGCTGGGGCGGCGACGGGGACGGAGACCCGGACGCAAACCCGGGAACGGCCGACGACGAGCGCGAGGCCGAGGAAACGTCGCCGGACCGGCCGTCCGGACAGTCCTCGCTCGGCGACTTCGCGTGA
- a CDS encoding J domain-containing protein — protein MTEDFYELLDVPPDASQDEIKRAFREQVRVYHPDHNDDDRARAQFTAIKKAYDILGDPVERQAYDRLGHEDYVAKRTKGLPSPDVWEPPDEDELRSRDRSSASGRSTDRSRSSADAGATSTGSTRTSAGATSTSRGRRTTRSTGSTSSSTGGGRTTRSAGATDSRRSRSAAGDADGPVDALVRWWRARNLAWPLIWASVLTYLAGLGHYALEHEAALRRVVEEAGAIGPDPAGLLSFLSSGHHGLESPAAFVAGADFVGASLPTAQWHGALAGLVALSALLVVGARLARDRPVRDRLTTDETIVIALAVAVATTLVGGPLLAGAALLPLLFGVIVHRTHQLPGWSPSYLYVLGVLAPAAGLVAAAAGADSLIGDLLAFVVVPLVAALGLPVRVEIRKRYGR, from the coding sequence ATGACCGAGGACTTCTACGAGCTTCTCGACGTTCCTCCCGACGCCTCGCAAGACGAGATCAAGCGGGCGTTTCGTGAGCAGGTCCGGGTCTACCACCCGGACCACAACGACGACGACCGCGCGCGGGCGCAGTTCACCGCGATCAAGAAAGCCTACGACATCCTCGGCGACCCGGTCGAGCGGCAGGCGTACGACCGGCTGGGCCACGAGGACTACGTCGCCAAGCGGACCAAAGGGCTGCCCTCGCCGGACGTCTGGGAGCCGCCCGACGAGGACGAACTGCGCTCGCGCGACCGGTCGAGCGCGTCGGGGCGGTCGACGGACCGCTCGCGGTCGAGCGCCGACGCGGGTGCGACCTCGACGGGATCGACGCGCACGTCCGCGGGTGCGACCTCGACGTCCCGCGGCCGTCGAACGACCCGGTCGACGGGGTCGACGTCCTCGTCGACCGGCGGCGGGAGGACGACCCGGAGCGCGGGCGCGACCGACTCGCGGCGCTCGCGATCCGCGGCGGGCGACGCCGACGGACCCGTCGACGCGCTCGTCCGGTGGTGGCGGGCGCGCAACCTCGCGTGGCCGCTCATCTGGGCGTCGGTGCTGACCTACCTCGCCGGCCTCGGCCACTACGCGCTCGAACACGAGGCGGCGCTGCGCCGGGTCGTCGAGGAGGCCGGCGCGATCGGTCCCGACCCGGCCGGCCTCCTGTCGTTCCTCTCGAGCGGTCACCACGGCCTCGAGTCCCCGGCGGCGTTCGTCGCGGGGGCCGACTTCGTCGGGGCGTCGCTCCCGACCGCGCAGTGGCACGGCGCGCTCGCCGGGCTGGTGGCGCTCTCGGCGCTGCTCGTCGTCGGCGCGCGGCTGGCGCGCGACCGGCCGGTCAGGGACCGGCTGACGACCGACGAGACGATCGTGATCGCGCTCGCGGTCGCCGTCGCGACGACGCTCGTCGGCGGGCCGCTGCTGGCCGGCGCCGCCTTGCTGCCGCTGTTGTTCGGCGTGATCGTCCACCGGACCCACCAGTTGCCCGGCTGGTCGCCGTCGTACCTCTACGTCCTCGGCGTGCTCGCGCCGGCGGCCGGCCTCGTGGCCGCCGCGGCGGGCGCCGACTCGCTGATCGGCGACCTGCTCGCGTTCGTCGTCGTCCCGCTCGTCGCCGCGCTCGGCCTCCCGGTCCGCGTCGAGATCCGCAAACGGTACGGGCGCTGA
- a CDS encoding uracil-DNA glycosylase family protein translates to MGRDAVCPSVKNVTDRISNPFGMRPPFERQDPGSPPAVFGYGDANADFHLIGDHPGVHGGEETGVPFTGTERGETLLDVFRDLGFVSGPPERPALSNLFCSYLHMNCLAGGREPTEAEYDELERYFDAELRAVNAHILLPVGEWPTDHVLREYTTQRRRFGDDLDLAARHASEVRGRGFLVVPIRDPAAWDDGDREALLETMRGILASDYRQTKGVATRIG, encoded by the coding sequence ATGGGTCGCGACGCCGTTTGTCCGTCCGTGAAGAACGTCACCGACAGGATCAGCAACCCGTTCGGGATGCGCCCGCCGTTCGAGCGACAGGACCCCGGGAGCCCGCCCGCGGTCTTCGGCTACGGCGACGCCAACGCCGACTTCCACCTGATCGGCGACCACCCCGGCGTCCACGGCGGCGAGGAGACGGGCGTCCCGTTCACCGGGACCGAGCGGGGGGAGACCCTGCTCGACGTCTTCCGTGACCTCGGGTTCGTCTCCGGCCCGCCGGAGCGCCCCGCCCTGTCGAACCTCTTTTGCAGCTACCTCCACATGAACTGCCTCGCCGGCGGCCGCGAGCCGACCGAGGCGGAGTACGACGAACTGGAGCGGTACTTCGACGCGGAGTTGCGCGCGGTCAACGCCCACATCCTGCTGCCGGTCGGCGAATGGCCGACCGACCACGTCCTCCGGGAGTACACGACCCAGCGCCGTCGCTTCGGTGACGACCTCGACCTCGCCGCCCGCCACGCGAGCGAGGTCCGCGGCCGGGGCTTCCTCGTCGTCCCGATCCGTGACCCGGCCGCGTGGGACGACGGCGACCGCGAGGCGCTGCTGGAGACGATGCGGGGGATCCTCGCGTCGGACTACCGGCAGACGAAAGGCGTCGCGACGAGGATCGGGTAG
- a CDS encoding helix-turn-helix domain-containing protein has product MSLLVTVAVPAAEFPLGTTLEADSKRALLAETAVPTGEEVLPYLWVPTELSASPVEALEADPDVASATVLDEVGRYALVKLEWVDEVDGLVEAIRESDAIVTDAIGTADRWTFRLRLPGYDDLSAFHARCVDRGLSIELVRLREAVPPERDVGFGLTDAQRDLLLAAYEAGYFEVPRRATLVDLGERLGVSDSAVSQRLRRGLAALIESTIAADPRPDRTGVEPPPDR; this is encoded by the coding sequence ATGAGCCTGCTCGTGACCGTCGCCGTCCCCGCCGCGGAGTTCCCCCTCGGGACGACCCTCGAAGCGGACTCGAAACGCGCCCTCCTCGCCGAGACGGCGGTGCCGACCGGCGAGGAGGTGCTCCCGTACCTCTGGGTGCCGACGGAACTCTCCGCCTCGCCGGTCGAGGCGCTGGAGGCCGACCCCGACGTGGCGTCGGCGACGGTGCTCGACGAGGTCGGCCGATACGCCCTCGTCAAACTGGAGTGGGTCGACGAGGTCGACGGCCTCGTCGAGGCGATCCGCGAGTCGGACGCGATCGTCACCGACGCGATCGGGACGGCCGACCGCTGGACGTTCCGGCTCCGCCTGCCCGGCTACGACGACCTCTCGGCGTTTCACGCCCGCTGTGTCGACCGCGGGCTGTCGATCGAACTCGTCCGGTTGCGCGAGGCGGTCCCGCCCGAGCGCGACGTCGGGTTCGGCCTGACCGACGCCCAGCGCGACCTGCTGCTGGCGGCCTACGAGGCGGGCTACTTCGAGGTTCCCCGGCGGGCGACGCTGGTCGACCTCGGCGAACGCCTCGGCGTCTCCGACTCGGCGGTCTCCCAGCGGCTCCGCCGCGGCCTCGCCGCCCTGATCGAGTCGACCATCGCCGCCGACCCCCGGCCGGACCGGACCGGCGTCGAGCCGCCGCCGGACCGCTAA